In the Pleuronectes platessa chromosome 23, fPlePla1.1, whole genome shotgun sequence genome, AGTCTAAAAAGGCAATACAATGCAGTAATATCAACTTCTCATCTTTATCCAGACTGTGAAATCAATTAAGATAATAATTAATAAGTAATTCCATTTGATTTCTTTCCTGATTTACAAAAATGTCATCACTCAACTGATCGTAAAACAAATCTTGATGCTGTTAAGTCCAAATCTCATCTCTAGTCCTGTTTAACCAAACCTAGCTGTCCTAAAAGCGTCTCCAATTATCACCAGTGTTAAACATTTGCCCCAATAATAACTGATCCTCACATCTGGCAGAAGGGCTGTCAATTAACTACAACTCTTGCTCAGAATGATATCCTAGCAAACACTGGCAATACAGAGCAGACTTGCAGCTGAATGGATGTTTGGGTTCAGGCAATGGGTAAAAACACCAGGGTGACACTACAGGGCCTGTAAATAATCCTTCCTACTGTTACAATGCTCTGTAGTATACACAACTTGCCATATCTGCCTAGAAAAGTTACATGTGCTGACTGACAAGTACTCCTTAAAACCCTGGACTTACCTGTTGACTGTGAAGGTCTCCAGCAGCCTTTGAGGACATCTCCCCCACATTCAGAGGGAATTAATCTCGCCTGTGGCTGGAGAGTTACCATTTTTATGCACTTAAGCTAAAATGTTTCAGTTTTGGGCactgaggtggtggtggtggtgggggcggCGGCAAAGGTAAAAAGGTACGCTGAATGATCAGATGACCAGAAAAGAGATATTCCTTCACCCACGTGACGATTTTACTATACGTGATTTCTTAAGAAATTTACGGATGATCATGGCATTTGTATTTTTCGAAAGAGCCTTGGTGAGATTCGAATCATTTCAAGCGGTCACACTAATGTGTTTTAGCGCAGAGCATGACTTCATCGGTGAACAACATTACTGCACAAATccgttttatttgaaaaaaggtCGACAGTGGACAGGTACATATGAACGCTTTTTTTTGTTAGCTACACCGTTAGCCGTCACTTTCCATATGAGTCTTAGCAGTTTAGGTTTTCACAGGATCGCCACATAGAGATTTAGTTTTCGATTGGAAAGATTTAAAATGATGGAACCAACGTGCAGACTAGATTAAATACCAAATATGATTCAGTTGAGTTCACAGTCACATGTATCGCCTAGAAACTGCTGCTGAAATGGTTCAGCTGTCTAAGGTCACAAACCACATCAGAACACTAATTACTCAAacgtaaaaatacaataaaaaaaaaatccgccTAACTTAGACGTCAAGCATTAAAAATACTACAGCACAATGACAAACTAAAACAATCAGGGGGGAAATACGAATGTAAAAGTTGTcccaaattaattaaaacaaaaacagacgtGGACGTCGACAATTTGGTTCCTCCTGTGAGCATCTCAGGGGAATGTAACGCGCTCAGccgcagacaggaagtggatagAGTCACGTGCATCAGGAGGCGGCGAGTGGCGACGCAGGCGAACGACGATCCTGGAAAAAGAGCAAATGACATAGATGAACCGTCTGAAAATGTGGATGTGAAGCCTTTTCCATCGTAGTAACCTGCGTGCTGTCTTTTCTCAAGATCTGTCTCGTGACCCTTTCTTCTGCCCCCCAGAAGGCAGACTGGGGCGTCGGCCTTTGTCGGACTACGCCACACATTAAAACAGGTATTAGCTCCAAGTTAGCACACAGATGTGCATTATCAACTAATTTACCACTTCGTACGCTTGCTTTTCCCACAAGATCTTGAGCGTGTCGGACAGGTCCTGCCTGTACAGAGACGAAGTGCATTTTCAGGAAAGAAATGACCACCAATCTACCTCTGACCTATTCTCACCTTCACTTGTCGGAGCCTTGCTTAATAAGCGTAGCGTGCAGGCGGTGGCGGGGGCAGCCGCTCAGCGTAGGGGTCCCTGGGACGTGGCACTCCGTAAGCCGGGACGCGGGAAACCGGAGAGAGCCGGGAGCGCTCGTAGGGGTAGCCATTACCTGCAGGAGGCATTGGCGCGTTAGGTGCTCTCCTCAGGGGGCTGCGATCTCGGGGGTAGTACgaggatggaggaggcgggagggGCCGACGTTCGTACGGGTCAAGCGACGGGGTCATAAGACGGTCTCGGACGACggctgaggggggagggggaggaggaggggcgcCGCCGCGCTGATCCTCGTAGGAGGCCATGCCATACGGGCGGGCTCGGTACTTCTCATAGTAATCTACCACGCCATATCTTTCCCTCTCGCCATCGTACGGACGGTCGGGATAAACAGCTCGTCTAGGGGGAGGGGGCGGCAGAGGAGGGGCTGGGTAACCTGGGGGCATATGGCCAAGGCGACCTCTCATGTAGCCAGGTGGGGGAGGCTCATGCCTCTCGCCTGGATAGCGTGGGGGCCAGTAGCCACCTCTGtctgggggaggaggggggtagTCATCCCGTTCATCGTGCCTGGGACGGCTCTTGGAAATCTGGACATGGATGCGCTTGcctataatatttaaaaaaaagtaggaAGAAAATTAATAATCAGAAGTAAAATGATCACAACTGAATTGACTTGTATTACACAATGTTATTTGCGAACCTTGAAACTCAGTGTTGTCCAGTCCCTTGATGGCATCCATGGCCTCATCGGAGTTGGACATGTGTACAAAAGCAAAATTCTTGACAACAGCACACTCTGTGACCGTGCCGTACTCCTCGAAGAGACCGCGCAGCTCGTCGTCAGCTCCCTTCTCTACGTTCGCTACATGCAGCTTGATCGCCGCATGGTTCTTCCCGTGGCTGGCCTCCACGTTGATTGGCGTGCCATGAAGCTTATAGAGGTGCAGATTTTTGATGGCTTTAGTGGCCTCCTTGCGGTCATCCATGTGGATGAAGGCGTAGTTCTTGATGATGGCACATTCCGTGACCGTGCCGTACTGGGTGAAGAGTGCCTTGATTTCTTCCTGGTCTGCCTCTCGGGGCAGATTCCCCACaaagattttcaccattttaatACCTGGACCCAGGAAATTCAGAAGAAACCAtatatatttaagaataaagacataacaaaaaacaaataaaaactcaacACATTAATCTTTGATTGCGTTCAACATTATTAAAAGGACGCATGTCTACATACTTTTTCTGGGGCAGATTCCCCAGAAATATGTTTACCTATATTGTAGCTATGTGACAGGGAgctatagaaaaaaaaactgtatatatCTATGGGTGAAGGGAAAAGTAAAACCTAATTAAATGGTAAGGTATTGGAATCCACAGTCTCACAGTATTAAAACACGCGTTGTTGATTGAACAGGCCTGTCTACTGCAAAATGGCTGACGACGTTAGCGCTAGCATAGAGCCACTGCACTCGATCCCTAATTAGTCATATTCATTTTTACAGTACTACATTTATATTAAAGATGATGCTCTCACAGCGCCGCGATGCTCATAATTTGCTAAAACAACGCAACCTCTGGTTCTAGTTAGGTAACATTAGCTGGAGCTAGCTGTTAGCTTCGGTTAGCTCGCTGGACCAGCCACGCTGTGACACAAAGCGCCGTCGACCCGAAGCGAAGCAGCGGGACGACGAACACCCCCCACACAGTGTGCATCAGCAGGAAGTTATACAAAACAACGCGTTTCATTGAATATATCAACACTGCAACGTTCTTTTACCTTTTCACCGGGAAGCCTCCACAAAGAGCTCGACCTCCTTTCCAGAGATTTCCTCAGACCAACTTCCGCTGAGCTTCGTTTTCCTAATAGCGGTCGCTTCCGGTTCTTATTCATCTTCGCCTGCGTCTCCCCGCTTCGCAACCACATCGCCCTCTACCGTCTAGGAGGGCACAGTAATCAGCGTAGGTTCAGAGGTAATCATCTATTTCTGCTTTAGTTTATCTCTACAAAACCAaaccatatttatatatttatatcatgtgCCGATTGTCCATGTGGTTGACAAATAAATTGACTGACCCCCACCGTGTACCCATGACCACTTCTTTTTCagtaatttaaataataagtaataaagttgagtgtttagtgttttataGAAACACACTTTTACATATGCACAATATGTTtgcttttaaacacacaaacacacacacaagctgtagATCTACAGTCTTCATTGTGAGACCCTTGAACCTGTTTCATGACCAGTTATTTGAATTTGATGAGATGTAATCAGCAACTTATGTGACTATGAACTATCTCCACTTAATCATTATTTGCAGTCTTATTGTTGACGACggaaaaaatatcaaaacaaagaaatatttcAGGCAAAAATATAGCTTACGAAATATCTGAATAGAAATATGATGAGAAGTTTTTTAAGTAAATTGGGAGCAGAGCTGTAACTCCGCCTGTTCGTGCTACAGGCTCTagttttctctctgctgtggAGTCCCACCACTGATTGCACAATCTACCCATCACCACCACAATCACAGCAGCCCAAATTCCGTGCCAGTGTGTAACCACTGCGCACATactgtcacacgcacacatgttgTGCACACGTgttcaggaggagaaacacatttGTGTGGACCACGTGTGGGAACACATTTGCTTTGCTCTAAcagcattacacaaacactataagctacataacacacacataagGGGTGTGAAGTTTCGAagtgcagagagggggagggaaacAAATAGAGAGTGAAGGGCTACATACACCATACAATGAGTGTTAGCTACGTGTATAGGCCTCATTTATGTGAATGTACAACTTGTGTTTGCATCAGTACAGTGCttcactttgtctctctctgtcagtgttgTCTCCCAGTTGGGGGTGCTCTAAGTCCGTGTATGACTCCGTTACTGTGTGTGagtaataaatttaaaaaaaactggaacTGCAGTCAGAGAGTGCGTAACTCTGCCACAATCATACACATGATGGGTTAGTTGTTATAGTAGAAATATGAGGGAAAACAATTAGCCAGACCATTTTCTGGATCTAGACCATCCCTTTGCcaagtttattttttcaaaccagtcattaaaaataaaccaatatacacaggtgaaaacataatttttaGGAAGTCAGTTTAGTCGTTCATGTAATCCTGTTATTACAAATAAACCACCATACGCAGGATAAAAAAATaacttgattttaaaatcataacAATAATAGTTGCCACGGTTACCAGGCTTGACAGAATATCAAAGGTTACAGTTGAGACCTTTATCTGCCACATTGCCTATGATGTTTGAGATTGAAGAAGGCGGTTGAGTTGTCTGTGTAATCCTATTATAAATAGACCAACATACTCAGGATAAAACATTACCGTTATAACATTAACAATAGTGTTCATGGTTACAAGGATTGACAGAATTTGAAAACGTTACAAACTATATATTTGTCCCGGGATTTCATCTTTTGCTCTCGAACCTACAACACACTTTGtgcatttttcttcattttaacgGCATTGATTGAGGCAACATGGCTTCCACACCTTCCCAGGAGAaccaggtggatccaggaatgcCTCTTACCTCCGGCTCCTCTAACTACGAGGTGCAGTCTCTTCTCGGACAGGGATCATTCGGTAAAGTTGTTAAGTGCATAAGACTGGAGGACAACAAGACTGTGGCCATCAAAATGATAAAACTGCAGCCCTCTAATATAAACTCGGCAAATCAAGAGGTAAGAAACAAATCTGTGCGCTGATCCCAGTTTGAATTATACCATCTGCAATCCATATGTTCACATACTTCCTTGTTTAAGTTTAAATCAAGCTGATATACAATGTTCCTGTGGCCTGCCATTTATCTCCAGGTGGCTGCTCTGAAGAAATTGAGATTGTTGGACAAATTCTACTTTGTCCAGTGGTACCAGTCCTTCCTTGACAGAGGACACATTTGCCTGGAGTTTGAGCACCTGGACAAAAGTCTCCTTGATTTCACGAGGGAACGAGGTTCCAGACCTGTCCTCCTGAAAGAGATTAGATCAATTGTGCAGCAGGTGTGTGTCCACCGGTTTTCCTTTGTGCACTGACAAACAGTATGGAAATATATGCAGGTGGAacattgttgacatttttatgaaatgaaCTTTCAGCTTGCCCATGCGCTCAACCACCTGAAGTTTGCAGGGATTGTCCACTCAGACCTCAAGTTGGACAACGTCATGTTGGTCGATCACCTACGGGAGCCCCTCAGGGTGAAATTGATCGACTTCGGACTGGCGTTTGAGGTGTCAGCTGCCAAGTTGGGTTCCCACCTTCAGGCCCAATCATACCGGTGAGCATCTGGAACCATGACGGATCTTAGTGGCGTATTATtaactaaaaaaacattttaactgagaaaaaaacatccagTCTTTATCCATTCACACAAATGTAGCAGTAAGAGTTCTTAAGGTGTCCTTCAAAACAACTCACATATTTTGCATGGTTTATGTGATCGTGGTTGTTGCTCCTCTGTCAGATCCCCAGAGATCCTGCTGGGGCATCCCTTCACAGAGGCCATAGACATGTGGTCGCTGGGCTGCATGGCTGCTAGGATGTACCTCAGGTCCCACCTCTACTCTGGATTGGGTGAATATGAAATGGTACAGATACTACTTCAAAAAGCACTGTCTCTTTATTAATATCTTAGTGGGTAAGTTAACTCAGAAATGAAAATGCAGTCATTATCTACTACCAAAACACTTTAGTAGTCACAGGGGTGAACAGTTCAGAGCAAAATccaaccctaaccccaacccttTTAGGGCATGACATGTACATTATATTAAGATAAATAAGTAGTACCTCACCTGGACTGTGATGGAATTTAAGTTGTGGTGTATTTTCAGATCACACAAATCATGCAGACTCAGGGTCAGCTACCCAACACCATGCTCAACCATGGGTGTAAAACTCCACATTTCTTCACGAGACACGTCGACTCCACCACCTCCGTCTGGAAACTGAAGGTGCCGACCTAAATTCGCTTGTTATATTCAAatatctctctccatctcatgTCTGCCTTGCTGTAACATATTTGGTTCCCTCTAAACGCTTGTGTGAGTCTGATGCACTCTGCTAACCACACCACTTTctgaacagacaccagaggaGTACCGCAAAGAGACGGGGATAAGGCCAATAGAGAACAGGCGTTGGTGGTTCACCTCCCTGGACGACCTCTTGGAAGTATGTCCTCTTTAAGATCATTCAACATGAGCTTGTTCCtttaagataaaaagaaaaacactcggACTGTCCTAGAGAggtgtttatttattcagtacTGGAACTAACCAAacgacatgtttgtgttttagacCCGACCCATCACTAGTCTCAACGCTGCAGATGAAGTTGCAGAGAAAGCCGACGGCCAAATGTTTGTGGACATGCTGAAGGCGATGCTTCAGCTTGATCCCGACAAAAGGATCACACCTAGTCAGGTGCTGGAGCACAGCTTCATCAGCATGCGCCACATCACCAGCATGGAACATAAAAGTCACTAGTAAGTCAACAATATGATctggttaaatgtttttaaatgtaaaattcatCTTTTGCTATATATATTCCACTCATACCTTTGTTACTGCGGATACAGTTCATGTACAGGTCCTTACAATACGTCTTGGACATGAAATGATGATCTAATGAAAGGATTCATTTTCTTGCAGTATCAAGTACTGTCTTCAATTGAGGAAAATATGTCAGAAGAAAATCCCGACTTCTGGCAAGGGCACAGCTATGTGTGGGCCACTGAAGCCGCCCCAGCCGCCACTGAAGCCGCCCCATCCGCCACTGAAGCTGCCAGCTTCACCAACCAACCCTGTCCAGCAGAGTCCTCCATCTCTTGATGAGGGGAGAGGAAACAACCAGCCCCATCGCACCGACCTACATCCCTGCACCACCATCACCTCCACCCAGACCAGAGGAGCTGAGGGGTTAAGAAAGATGAAGATTGAGCATGACGATTTGTcgggacagaaaagaaaaggaggagatcatGATGATGTGCCGCCTCACAAGAAAAAACGTCTTCCCTCGTCAAACAGCACACATGATCCTTGTGACGCTGGACATCATCAGTCGGATCAGAGGACCAGGCCTGCTGATCACCGCCAAAACCACAACCCGGGTCCTTCAGGCAGCAGCCGGACCGAGGGTCAGGCTATATcgggacagaaaagaaaaggaggagatcatGACGATGTGCCGCCTCACAAGAAAAACTGTCTTCCCTCGTGAAACTGCACACATGATCCTTGTCACACTGGACATCATCAGTCGGATCAGAGGACCAGGCTTGCTGATCACCGCCAAAACCACAACCTGGGTCCTTCAGGCAGCAGCTGGAACTGAGGCTAAGGCTCTGTTGGGACTAAAGGGAaaggcaggaagtgatgcagACTACAATGCCTTTGCTTGTCAGATAGTGACACCTGCCATTTAATCTTGTACATGACGTTTATAGAAACAGGAATAATGTTTGACATTCAGAATGAAAGGTGGCTCTTGTAAATAAATGGCACTTGTAAATAAAACGGTTTATTCACTTGAGATGGATTCATTATCTTTTTCCCCAAGAAAGGAAAACCAAACTGCATATTTAACACAGATTGATGCTTCATAATTCATCAATAAACAGTGCTCTAATGTAAACAATTATGATACAACAATCCTAGTTTTAAGTTGGGTTTCAACCATAACTTTTGTccaaagtgtgtgtctctggaaaTTCAAAAAATGCCTTTAGAACCCATCAAATACGCATTCTCTGATATAGTTACGTTAGTTAAAGAGTTCACCTCGGCACCAGTCTCCTGAAAGCATGTTTCAATTTTTCCACTGTTTGTAAAATGTAACAAgcagcattacattacatgtcccTTGGTGGATGCTTTTGTCTAAAGCCACTTACAATTAGTGTATTCATCGTTATGAGATGATATTCTTCGGagtgcagatggggaagactgaggatcGACCAGTCGACcgtctggttggaggacgaccaagTTTGGAAAGTTGCAATCACCGTCATTCTTCCAATCAGCTATTTTGAAATCGTCCCCTTCATGCATGTCTataaattcaattcaatattatttataaagcactaaACCACAGCGTACATTATCTCAATGTATATACGTAATCGACATATATCGGATTTCTGTGATGCTTGCTCATGTATCTGATGATAGTGGATGTCGACCAAATCGTaatttatttaacaaaataataacagtaaaCAAGAGAAATATACTTTAGCCTAATTAGATTTTGTTATTCATTTCTATTTTCTATAAGttaatatatttatcatattaatctttttattttatttcttatctTCAAAATATTAGACATAATACTTTGATAGAGCATTCAATgaaaattaacacatttatacTTTACAGCATAGATAAGATGATATAATATGCTTATCAGTTGACTCATGCTTTACAGCAGCCTGGataatatacatacatatatgcaCACGTGGACATAATTGTTGGTACCCTTctattaaagaaagaaaaacccagaattgtcactgaaataacttgaaactcacaaaagtaataataaataaaaatgtattgaaaataactaatgaaaatcagacattGCTTTTCAATTGTGGTTCaacaaaattattaaataaaactaatgaaaatggccTGGACAAAAATGATGGTACCCTTAACTTAATATTTTGTTGCACAACCTTTGGAGGCAATCACTGCAATCAAGAGATTTCTGTAACTCTCAATAAGACTTCTGCACCTGTCAACAGGTATTGTGGCCCACTCCTCGTGAGCAAACTGCTCCAGCTGTCTTGGGTTTGAAGGGTGTCTTCTCCAGACTGAATGTTTCAGCTCCCTCCACAGATATTCAATAGGATTTGGATCAGGGCTCATAGAAGGCCACATCAGAATAGTCCAAAGTTTTGCCCTTAGCCATTCTTGGGTGGTTTAGCTGTGTGTTCTGGGTCATTATCCTGTTGGAGGACCCATGACCTGCGACTGAGACCAAGCTCTCTGACACTGGGCAGTACATTTTGCTCCAGCTCCAGAAGGCCTTGATAGTCTTGAGATTTCATTGTGCCCTGCACAGATTCAAGACACCCTGTGCCAGATGCAGCAAAGCAGACCCAGAACATAAccgagcctcctccatgtttcacaGTAGGTacagtgttgttttctttgcatgCCTAATTGTCTGTGAACATGTAGCTGATGCGACTTGCTAAAAAGCTCcagttttgtctcatctgtccaaagGACATTCTCCCTGAAGCCTTGTGGCTTAGTTgtcaatatgcattttggcaaaTTCCAGTctcatttattataatttgcTTTCAACCGTGGTGTATTCCACGGTCGTCTTTGTCTGTGTGGTCTGAAGTCCACTTTGGCTAAAACAGCAACGGATTGTTTGATCTGACACTGATGGACCTTGAACTTGGAGTTCTCCTCTAATCTCTTTGGAAGATGTTCTGGACTCTTTGGTTACCATTCGTATTATCCGTCTCTTCATTTGTCATCAGTTTTCCTGATGCGGCCACGTCCAGGGAGGTTGGCTACAGTCCCGTTggccttaaggccggcgcatgcttctgcgttttcacgggcccgcaagcgcaagagccctttccgggccccttacgtgcttatgtatctcttcttacgtgcttaagtgcgtcgcccaatttttcgaACTGTAcaacaaagcgacgcgagcctcacgcagcccgcaaggcttgtgattggtctgcttactacgtcccttccggagtctagtttccggtttcatgccacataataccggcagaaatcacggaagatttagaagaacgaatatggaccaaatagaagagcacttggaaGAAGAGATCCGAtagtatgatcacttgtataacccgtcactgactggcgtatttgtccgcaaGAAAAAGGCTCCTCGTAGTGGCTATGTatataaacaatcgacgaagaagaaagaaggcgtctctaaggtcgtcttcgacaaaaaacattactccgcctagtgttctggcggggaattgctttgtaagaggcgcaacgcttggggaagcttggggaagcatgaatgacaaagagtcctgcgacacagctgcgtgaaaagccgccgatgcagttgcagaagcatgcactAAGCTTTAGACTGAAGTtacctgccccctgctggtctggatatgcattaaaatgttttcaaaaaaaattacttttgtctaaatgtattggttttatttgctttattgttTGACTATTATTTCCCCTAGTTAATCCTGTTTTGATCAAATTTATTTACTCATTTAAATATTACTaatcttgattttttttaccttttattaaagaaaaatcTTCAATCACGtcttatttcatgttttcatattgtttttctatGGCATTTGACGATATGGATTGTCTGGagttaaacatttatatttacagataATTTCCTGGCTTCCTTACGCCGGGCTCACACCGGACGGGGAAGCGACGACAAAGCCTGGCATAAGTGTAGCGACAAGccgctggctcccatccactcccatgttaaacctttgtgctggtAAATTCGAGGtttcgagggtaaattacgtattctctgctcaagcctatgtggagaatacgtaatttaccctcgaacccgacatttaacggcgcaaacagcggagaagttgttcaacatggatgacattaaattaataattgaagtggagaagtacagtgagttgtatgatcctcggaacatgttgtataaagacaacaccaaaaaagacaaatgttgggacgctttTGCAGtgaatgttggagcaacaagtaagtatatgcttgaaaaaaatgattaaatgccgtttttagtGCAGGCGGATAACAGCAAAAGTATGTGATATtcttagcgcttacgccacgctttggcgtcgcttccacgtccggtgtgaacccagcgtgaacccggcgttagtctCCGATGACAGTAGATTAgaacttttgttttttgtattttggctatgacaacaacataaaaatatt is a window encoding:
- the LOC128429829 gene encoding RNA-binding protein 4.1; translated protein: MVKIFVGNLPREADQEEIKALFTQYGTVTECAIIKNYAFIHMDDRKEATKAIKNLHLYKLHGTPINVEASHGKNHAAIKLHVANVEKGADDELRGLFEEYGTVTECAVVKNFAFVHMSNSDEAMDAIKGLDNTEFQGKRIHVQISKSRPRHDERDDYPPPPPDRGGYWPPRYPGERHEPPPPGYMRGRLGHMPPGYPAPPLPPPPPRRAVYPDRPYDGERERYGVVDYYEKYRARPYGMASYEDQRGGAPPPPPPPSAVVRDRLMTPSLDPYERRPLPPPPSSYYPRDRSPLRRAPNAPMPPAGNGYPYERSRLSPVSRVPAYGVPRPRDPYAERLPPPPPARYAY